A genomic stretch from Deinococcus sp. YIM 134068 includes:
- a CDS encoding VanW family protein has translation MRLLLLAGVAGAVGSTSLAPPLGRPVRPAPPLKLTLRVVAPEPELRAGRVERVEVRREYALILRPEQVRQVREGRSVAPLKTALESVYKQIDARQPLNAVFRDEDGGWTARGQTGWTVRRAESERALLAALLERRETVDLPVGLTAPAQSVRTLLEQGVVAHRAAGESSFTGSPSFRVHNIRVGGEKLHGHLLEPDEVFDFNRMVGTISAAQGFVPGYVIAGDTLNMEDGGGICQVSTTVFRAAYQAGLPIVERHAHSHSVAYYDPPGFEATVYAPALNLRFRNDTGVPLLMQVSWDLKRETLRVDLFGAPPDRQVSVSAPVVRDRRLAPPPRFLAAPDLQPSETKRVDMPASGMRVTITRQVRMNSGPTRTDYTRSTYRPWGGVFAVHPEDERLE, from the coding sequence GTGCGTCTGCTCCTCCTCGCCGGGGTGGCGGGTGCCGTGGGGTCCACGAGCCTCGCGCCGCCGCTGGGGCGTCCGGTGCGTCCGGCACCCCCGCTGAAGCTCACGCTGCGGGTCGTCGCGCCGGAGCCGGAGTTGCGGGCAGGGAGGGTGGAGCGGGTGGAGGTGCGGCGGGAGTACGCGCTCATCCTCCGCCCGGAGCAGGTGCGGCAGGTTCGGGAGGGGCGGTCGGTCGCACCCCTCAAGACCGCGCTGGAATCTGTTTATAAGCAAATTGACGCCCGGCAGCCACTCAACGCCGTCTTCCGCGACGAGGACGGCGGGTGGACGGCGCGGGGGCAGACGGGCTGGACGGTGCGGCGGGCCGAGTCGGAACGCGCCTTACTGGCCGCATTGCTGGAACGGCGGGAGACGGTGGACCTGCCCGTGGGCCTGACCGCCCCGGCCCAGAGCGTGCGGACGCTGCTGGAGCAGGGGGTCGTGGCGCACCGGGCGGCGGGGGAATCGAGCTTCACGGGCAGCCCCAGTTTCCGCGTCCACAACATCCGCGTGGGCGGCGAGAAGCTGCACGGGCACCTGCTGGAGCCGGACGAGGTGTTCGACTTCAACCGGATGGTGGGGACCATCAGCGCCGCGCAGGGCTTCGTTCCCGGCTACGTCATCGCGGGCGACACACTCAACATGGAGGACGGCGGCGGCATCTGCCAGGTCAGCACCACCGTCTTCCGGGCGGCGTACCAGGCGGGATTGCCCATCGTGGAGCGGCACGCGCACTCGCACAGCGTCGCCTACTACGACCCGCCCGGCTTCGAGGCGACGGTGTACGCCCCCGCCCTCAACCTGCGCTTCCGCAACGACACGGGGGTGCCTTTGCTGATGCAGGTGTCTTGGGACCTGAAGCGGGAGACGTTGCGGGTGGACCTCTTCGGCGCACCCCCCGACCGTCAGGTCAGCGTGTCGGCCCCCGTGGTCCGGGACCGGCGGCTGGCCCCTCCGCCCCGCTTCCTGGCCGCGCCCGACCTTCAGCCCAGCGAGACGAAACGGGTGGACATGCCCGCCTCCGGGATGCGGGTGACGATCACACGGCAGGTGAGGATGAACAGCGGCCCCACCCGCACCGACTACACCCGCAGCACCTACCGACCGTGGGGGGGCGTCTTCGCGGTCCACCCGGAGGACGAGCGGCTGGAGTAG
- a CDS encoding replication-associated recombination protein A, whose amino-acid sequence MTLFDPPAPLAERLRPRTLAEIVGQTHLLGPGRPLTRLLASGRLGSLILWGPPGVGKTTLARLIAGEVGAHFIPLSAVTAGVKDVREAVAEAERLRGRGQRTVLFLDEIHRFNKAQQDALLPHVESGLLTLIGATTENPGFEVNPALRSRARTLVLEALTREDLRGLLDRALTDPRGLPGVTAEPGALDLIARLADGDARRALGTLEIAATLADPVTEEAVTEAFGRHLPAMDKGGEDFYNLTSALHKSVRGSHVDASLYWLARLLEGGADPLYVARRVVRMAAEDIGLADPQALRLCIAARDTVEFLGHPEGDLALAQAVVYLALAPKSNSVYTAWKKVLDAVREGETLPVPLHLRNAPTALMRSQGYGQSYAYYFDDPEGSFRQNYLPGGVRLDLYAPTGEGWEARIAERWRKLREAHGEDEP is encoded by the coding sequence GTGACACTCTTCGACCCGCCCGCCCCCCTCGCCGAGCGGCTCCGCCCGCGCACGCTGGCCGAGATCGTGGGGCAGACGCACCTGCTGGGGCCGGGCCGCCCGCTGACCCGGCTGCTCGCATCGGGGCGGCTGGGGTCACTCATCCTGTGGGGGCCGCCGGGCGTGGGTAAGACGACCCTGGCGCGCCTGATCGCGGGCGAGGTCGGGGCGCACTTCATCCCCCTCTCGGCGGTGACGGCGGGCGTGAAGGACGTGCGCGAGGCGGTCGCCGAGGCCGAGCGGTTGCGGGGCCGGGGCCAGCGCACGGTCCTCTTCCTCGACGAGATTCACCGCTTCAACAAGGCGCAGCAGGACGCGCTGCTGCCCCACGTCGAATCCGGCCTCCTCACCCTGATCGGCGCGACGACCGAGAACCCCGGCTTCGAGGTCAACCCGGCGCTCCGGTCGCGGGCGCGGACGCTCGTGCTGGAGGCACTGACGCGGGAGGACCTGCGCGGCCTGCTCGACCGGGCGCTGACCGACCCGCGCGGGCTGCCGGGCGTGACCGCCGAGCCGGGGGCACTCGACCTGATCGCCCGGCTCGCCGACGGGGACGCGCGGCGGGCGCTGGGCACGCTGGAGATTGCCGCCACCCTCGCCGACCCGGTGACGGAAGAGGCCGTGACGGAGGCGTTCGGGCGTCACCTCCCCGCAATGGACAAGGGCGGCGAGGACTTCTACAACCTGACCTCCGCCCTGCATAAGAGCGTGCGCGGCTCGCACGTGGACGCCTCGCTGTACTGGCTCGCCCGGCTGCTGGAGGGCGGCGCGGACCCCCTGTACGTCGCCCGCCGGGTGGTCCGCATGGCCGCCGAGGACATCGGGCTGGCCGACCCGCAGGCGCTGCGGCTGTGCATCGCCGCACGGGATACGGTGGAGTTTCTGGGCCACCCGGAGGGCGACCTCGCGCTCGCGCAGGCGGTCGTGTACCTCGCCCTGGCCCCCAAGAGCAACAGCGTCTATACCGCTTGGAAGAAGGTGTTGGACGCCGTGCGCGAGGGCGAGACGCTCCCCGTGCCCCTCCACCTCCGCAACGCGCCCACCGCCCTGATGCGCTCGCAGGGGTACGGGCAGAGCTACGCCTATTACTTCGATGATCCGGAGGGCAGCTTCCGCCAGAACTACCTGCCGGGCGGCGTGCGGCTGGACCTCTACGCCCCGACGGGCGAGGGCTGGGAGGCGCGGATCGCCGAGCGGTGGCGCAAGTTGCGGGAGGCGCACGGGGAAGACGAACCTTGA
- a CDS encoding DUF1028 domain-containing protein, with translation MTFSIVGRDPATGDLGVAVASKFLAVGALVPFARSGVGAVATQSYVNPNFGPDGLRLLAEGLGPEEVSAQFQAEDATIHQRQFGIVGADGRSVTYSGAVCHAWAGGFAGPDVAIQGNILTGPEVVDAVLGAWEAGTGRPLPHRLLGALRAGDAAGGDRRGRQSAALLCVGPGRGYGGLTDDWVNLRADDHADPCAEAERLLGIHDLLFGRPETTEELDEDGRRWLRALLIRQDYASSLPGGEWDPESEAAAWALFGTENLEERWVPGGRFDPVALAYLRERFGE, from the coding sequence ATGACCTTTTCCATCGTGGGCCGCGACCCGGCCACCGGAGACCTCGGCGTGGCGGTGGCGAGCAAGTTCCTGGCGGTCGGGGCGCTCGTCCCCTTCGCGCGCTCGGGTGTGGGCGCGGTGGCAACCCAGAGTTACGTCAACCCCAACTTCGGGCCGGACGGCCTGCGCCTGCTGGCTGAGGGGCTGGGGCCGGAGGAGGTCTCGGCACAGTTTCAGGCGGAGGACGCGACCATTCACCAACGGCAGTTCGGGATCGTGGGCGCGGACGGGCGGAGCGTGACCTACAGCGGCGCGGTCTGTCACGCCTGGGCGGGCGGCTTCGCGGGGCCGGACGTGGCGATTCAGGGCAACATCCTGACCGGGCCGGAGGTCGTGGACGCGGTGCTGGGCGCGTGGGAGGCGGGCACGGGGCGGCCTCTCCCCCACCGCCTGCTCGGGGCGCTTCGGGCGGGCGACGCGGCGGGCGGCGACCGGCGGGGGCGGCAGTCGGCGGCGCTGCTGTGTGTCGGGCCGGGGCGCGGCTACGGCGGCCTCACCGACGACTGGGTGAACCTCCGCGCCGACGACCACGCCGACCCCTGCGCCGAGGCGGAGCGCCTGCTCGGCATTCACGACCTCCTCTTCGGACGCCCGGAGACGACCGAGGAACTGGACGAGGACGGACGGCGCTGGCTGCGCGCCCTCCTCATCCGGCAGGACTACGCCTCGTCCCTTCCCGGCGGCGAGTGGGACCCCGAGAGCGAGGCCGCCGCCTGGGCGCTGTTCGGCACCGAGAACCTGGAGGAACGCTGGGTGCCGGGGGGAAGGTTCGACCCGGTGGCGTTGGCGTATCTGCGGGAACGCTTCGGGGAGTAG
- a CDS encoding fasciclin domain-containing protein, which translates to MRKQIMAVSAALLLTSPAVAGGGAGVPTGNTIAAAVANNPDFSTLLSAVQAAGLTQTLSGPGPFTVFAPTNAAFAKVPADQLQALLNNPAQLRAVLLYHVVPGRVTSTQVAGLTSATTAQGGSLTVSASGGTVQINDATVTQADLAASNGIIHVIDTVLLPPS; encoded by the coding sequence ATGAGAAAGCAGATCATGGCCGTGAGTGCCGCCCTACTCCTCACCTCGCCCGCCGTGGCAGGAGGCGGGGCAGGCGTGCCCACCGGGAACACCATCGCGGCGGCGGTGGCGAACAACCCCGACTTCAGCACCCTGCTCTCGGCGGTGCAGGCGGCGGGACTGACGCAGACGCTCTCCGGGCCGGGACCGTTCACGGTCTTCGCGCCGACGAACGCGGCCTTTGCCAAAGTGCCCGCCGACCAGCTTCAGGCCCTCCTGAACAACCCGGCGCAGCTCCGGGCCGTGCTGCTCTACCACGTCGTGCCGGGGCGTGTCACGTCCACGCAGGTCGCCGGGCTGACGAGCGCCACCACGGCGCAGGGCGGCAGCCTGACGGTCAGCGCCAGCGGCGGCACGGTGCAGATCAACGACGCGACCGTGACCCAGGCCGACCTCGCAGCGAGTAACGGCATCATCCACGTCATCGACACGGTGCTGCTGCCGCCGAGCTGA
- the pyrF gene encoding orotidine-5'-phosphate decarboxylase → MPSTFPAAVTERTRRLQTRLCVGLDPRADAYRDVAHLRAHTLDVLEATAPLAACVKPQLAFFEALGLPGFTLLEEVCAAARTLGLPVILDGKRGDIGSTAEAYARGWLTGTHAGDALTVNPFLGFGTLTPFVEAARANGGGVFVLVKTSNPDQADLQGQGVSERVAVEVARLGAGEEGEYASIGAVVGATHPRDLATFRALMPRALLLLPGLGAQGAAAADLAPAFHAGGMGALASASRAVQYADGLDVGASREAARRLRDELNGALG, encoded by the coding sequence ATGCCCTCCACCTTCCCCGCCGCCGTCACCGAGCGCACGCGCCGTCTCCAGACCCGGCTGTGTGTGGGGCTGGACCCGCGCGCGGACGCTTACCGCGACGTGGCGCACCTGCGGGCGCATACGCTGGACGTGCTGGAGGCGACCGCGCCCCTCGCCGCGTGCGTGAAGCCGCAACTCGCCTTCTTCGAGGCGCTGGGGCTGCCCGGTTTCACGTTGTTAGAGGAGGTCTGCGCGGCGGCGCGCACGCTGGGGCTGCCCGTCATCCTCGACGGCAAGCGCGGGGACATCGGCTCGACGGCAGAGGCCTACGCGCGGGGCTGGCTGACGGGCACGCACGCGGGCGACGCGCTGACGGTCAATCCCTTCCTCGGCTTCGGCACGCTCACGCCCTTCGTGGAGGCGGCCCGCGCGAACGGCGGCGGCGTCTTCGTCCTCGTGAAGACGAGCAATCCCGATCAGGCGGACCTTCAGGGGCAGGGCGTCAGCGAGCGGGTGGCGGTGGAGGTCGCCCGGCTGGGGGCCGGGGAGGAGGGCGAGTACGCGAGCATCGGCGCGGTGGTCGGGGCCACCCACCCGCGCGACCTCGCCACCTTCCGCGCCCTGATGCCCCGCGCGCTGCTGCTGCTGCCCGGCCTGGGCGCGCAGGGAGCCGCCGCCGCCGACCTCGCCCCCGCCTTCCACGCGGGAGGCATGGGGGCGCTGGCGAGCGCGAGCCGGGCGGTTCAGTATGCGGACGGGCTGGACGTGGGGGCGAGTCGGGAGGCGGCGCGGCGGTTGCGGGATGAGCTGAACGGGGCGCTGGGGTAA